The genomic segment GTATAGGCAGAAGAATATGTTAAAATGAAATCTTTTGGGAGGCAGCTTAGATGTAGTAATTGGAACTCACCTTTATCCAGCTGAAGCTCAACAGAATCCAATTCTATCTCAAGTTTAGTCACAACATCTTGGAGGTGATCAACATGCGTGTCAACAATATGAACTACAAGATTTGACACAGATTTTGGCACTGGATTATCGGCTTCCTCAGAGTGATTCATCGTCAATAAAAACTCAAGAACATGCTCCCCTATAACAATCCCACTCCTTTCCTTACGCTCACCTCTATGATAAGAGGGACTCTCCACACTAGGAATCTCTGAGAGAAGAGATTGACCTACTGGTGAGAAACCCAATCTGGGGACACGGCCCAAACTCACGGTGATTACTGCATTCTCAGTAATTCTTGCGGCAATTCTAAATGTAAAATCACTGGATGGAGGGCCAGGAGAGTTGACTCTGAAAACAAGAGCCCCATCAACATGCCCACAAAATGGTCCATTGCTGACAAGAGAGAGAATGTCCTGGAGTTTCAAAGGCGGGCAAAGAACACCAATGAGGTATTGTGCAGATTGAGAAAGTTTCTGATTTCCTTTTGGAAGTTCCACATGGTACCAACAAAACTCATTTCCTCTACCTTCTGTAAGATCCCATTCCTTATTGTAAAACTTTCCAAAACCATCAAAGATATAGGCTTTCTTTCTCACCATGCCCCCAAACTGGTTCCGGTAGATATGGGGCTCTCTGAGAGGAGCTTCTGCCGAGGCCTCTCTGTCCATTTCCTCTGCCTCTCGGTTGTTGACCGGTATTTCATCAGCTAGATCCATAAATGTCCACTATTCTTATCTAATCGATCTAATGCTAAACCAATTCTGAAATATATCAAAGTTAATTCTATCTAGAAAATCCTAAATCAACCTCCCCACCAATCATATGAAAATTCTAATCGTTTACAGGTCCAACACAAATAAATTGCAGGCCTTCCAACTTGACAGGTGTATATGATCAATCCCTTTGGTCCAATTACATAACAAATGCCTAAGATGGTGAAGTTAATCCAACTAGATTGCCCCAATACAATACAGGAAAAACTCTTAGATCCTATTATATAAACAGCCAAGATTCCAAATTCACCATTCAGCAATCCCTGCAAGTTACATCAGAAACTATATTCATATTCCATGCATTCTCAAATTTGTAAACTGGCCGAAACACATCAACATCCAGAATATAAAGAAATAACCCAGATAATGGATGACCTTTTACCTCATTGAAAAGCTAGAAATCCAGCACCACACGGCCTAAACAAGAAAACCCAAGTGAAAACCAGCACAACCCATCAAGCATCACCAGAAAGAGACCGAATTACCAATAACCCAGAAAGTCTTAGAGCAGCCACGCGCTATTGAACAATTCAaatgaaagattttttttcatattattaGCTTACATTATGAAACATCTTGTTTGGTCAATACATTGCGGAATATTTCGGAAAATAAAAGGTGgagaaaacaagaaaggaACCTCACGTTCTGCATATAATCAACAATTTCTGGGAAACTTCCGCGTCCAACTCGAAAACCACCTCTAAATATTGTATTGTTTaatacaaattttaatttataggtATCCCCATTTTAATAGAATTGTGAAGCTCCCTTGTTTAATAAGCATGAATTATTACCACTATAGATCTCATTGTTTTCAGTCACATTCTTATagtattatatttatttttgttcagaTTAAGAAAATAGTGATTGTTTGTATTTGTATGATTGTAGAGACAAACAAGGAAAGATGGATTTTGTTGTTAGATTTTCTGAGGTGAAAGAGTGAAAATAGGGATTTACCGTGTAGAGATAATATCAATGACCAgcgtttgtttttttcttcttcttccttttttctctttatttggTTGCTGTTGACTAACAGCCCAACTAATCTTTGTTCCTTTTCTGTTCCCAAAAATATTAGGAATCTCCACACATGTTATGCATGTGTTTAAAAAGGAAGTTATTACATACTAGAACTCTCCACACATCATGTTATGGATGTGTTTAAAAAGTTGTTGCATACTAGAAATATCTACGCATGTTATGGATGTGTTTAAAAGGAAGTAACTGTATGTGATATTACGTGAAATTCACCACTGAATAAAAAATAGGAGTCATTAACCGACTAAGCAATCCAAACAAGAAAGTACTAGGAATTCgataattttcttctcttctaaAAAATCTGTATCCTTCTTCAAAGAGTTTTGTAAGTTTAGTACTTTCTTCCCACTCTTCttttgtaagttttttttttttttttttgggggggggagAAGGAAAGAGTTCTTTTATTCTGCGAAGGAAACCTCAAGTTTCATCCTCtgctttgattttttgggTATGATATTGAGAATATCTAAGTGCTACGCGCTTTTtgcgtgtgtgtgtggtgctttgatttatttttgttgtaacAGTTTtgaaactttgtttttgggtatgATATATGggtccttttgtttttggtctcATATCTTTTAGGCTTAGGCAGATCCAGGATTCTTATGACAGGGGTCATTGTGTAaaagtttataatttttttaagaataaaataacattaaaaaatttaacgaTAGCACTTTTATTCCTAATCAACtaatcaaaacacaaaaccTTGATCaattgagaaaacaaaaacctaaTTAATTAACGAAAGTATATGAAGCACGGATACAAATACGAATATGATGATACGACACGACATGGGGACAATAAATCTTTGAAAATTAGAATACGATACGTCTTGCATACAGtaataaaaaatgatatataatttttaaatatatttaaataatataattttattatttaataatacatattaaaacaaatattacaTAACATGAGTATAGCATTTTTGGGCATTCTTTTTCCCTTGTTCTTTAGGATATGtatagctttttttttttggatgagaTAGGAGGgacaaaccccaaaaagaaacaacaacTAACTAGAACATATCAAGCGAGGCCTAACAACTTCTAAAAAATCATCCTTCAAAAAAGAGCTAACCCAAGACGGGGCCTCATCCAAATAACTAACccccaaattgaaattaaagcTCCAGTTAGCCATACGATCAGCTACAACATTCATTTCTCTGTAAACATTACATGAGCAAGGTGATGCCCACAACCATTCATacgaaaaatataaatacatttatgttttgttttattataaaaCCTGTTTGAATTACAAATGTGCCCCTATAATTCAAAAAGGGTTTTAGCCAATGTCGTCGTCCACTTGATATGTTAAAAAGATGATTAAATTTGTCTTACCctcttcaaattcaatttgcCTTACCTACAACCCTTCACCTTTTCTTCCTATAAATAATACCCAATTTTTATCAACCAAAACCCATGACTAGGATCCAACTCATACCTTATTAAGGTCAATATctaatttattataatttttaggTTCCCCAGATACCATTTACAATTCAACAAATGGGGTAGTGATTTTTGGTTCCCCAATTTATTGTGGTGGTTCCTTCTagaatttttgtttgcaaTTAATTATCccttttgattttggttttagcTTGGAGATTGGTGTTTTGatcatattcaaatttttggaAAAGGCCCAATTCTTCCATAAATGTGgggggtttttgtttttgtttttttcctacTGTTCAAGAAATTTTAGGTatgcttttctgtttttgaattttcttttttaatgaatCTGTATCTATTGTTGCCTTGTTTGATAGTGTACATGTTTTGATCACATATCAATTATGTGTGTGTATCATTTGTGCACACTACATCTTCGATGAAATTCCCAAGTGGTTTTGTTTGTGTATCATTTACAGTGTGTTTGGctgagaaaatttaaaagtacaaaggatttcataaatgacggaaattaatgttctagaatttgtaaagtttcttgtttgggtGACGAATTTAAAACACGGAATTTAACCTTTATTTGTaaagttatctttttttaaaactcaatCTCTCTTAGGATTTTACAAATGACGACTTTTAGATAGAATTTAAAGTTGAGATTTATGATCTCCAAATTCTATGTTTTTTCCACGcggaatttctaaatttctatgttttttattttatccaaACACGGGAATTGGTTCAtgtcaatttagaaattctgagttttgtccaaatttcaagtttattttcctcatccaaacacACCGTTAAGTACATTAGTTTgctcctttttatttatttattttcatttttggcaTTCAGTCATCATTTTGTCCTTTTTTGGCACGTCAAAGTGGGTATATGCTTATGCAGAgtagtaaataaatatattctTGATGGGCAAAACATGTTTGTCAGTTTGGTTGGTAAACTACTTTACCCCTTATGCCTATCGTCAATTTGTACCTGTGCATACTAATCACacttgtgtgttttttttttttcgtctggtattatttacttttatttattgttttgctaTACATGAtcatgtttttaaatttttttttttttagattgACACTCTTGTATACTAATTACAGTTGAGTCCATGTTTATATGGAAAACAAGTTTGTTCATTTGGTAGATACATTAGTGTAATTTACACTGACTCATAAGCAAGAATAATGTACATTGGTAGGTGCGTTAGGTTTTTGATTTAGGGTCTTTAGTTAAAACCCATGTGCCCGTTGATAGGATCCGACCCGAATTTTCTTTGGAATTTGTGTTAAATCCTGCTTTCCTTCTGACACCTATAGGATGCTGTGACAGGATCcgaaccaaattccgcttAGGAATTCGAGTCTAACCCTGTGCGTGTTCGACACTTGGCGAAGGTCGGGCACAgttgacctaattgcccttctaactgtaattttaaccttgactcctgccgaaattttggcagagtctcccctgtattttgctcaaccccaaaatttacacctgtcaaaacaagcaataatatctacacaaccaactgccagcacttcaatataCATGCCAATAGTTCTATtctcactctagggcaatatatcagagcaattctaatagtttacaAATGAGTTAACCTTTTTACCACAACACTTTTAGTAACAAGAAGGCGCGGAAggcaagatggcccggtggtggatttcctATGCACgttacagcctgggggcgcaaaacatttgaaaatgtgagtggacaaaaataaaggttcataaaatatcctaagaatatactaacccccattgtaaaaatagttaagtaaaactgaatatgtACTATGCATTtgaagcatactaaactcacggCATTCACATGCTGAAATCaaggtatttatatatttatataaatatatacaatcgTATTCAAGATAAATTTTAcatgaaagcactgaaatcaaacttgcataaaaacactgtaatcaaacttgcataaaagcaatgtattcaaaccttgcataaaagcactgcaatcaattaaaactaccactcggatgtacccctgtaattccgtcaattcccctggcaggtctcggccaCACAAAGTCTATCTGAGCCGCaagattcaggggactatagtcagcctgatctgctggcaggtctcggtgacacagagtcaacccgagccgcaaagtggcaggattcaggggaccgtagtcagcctgatctgcaatcctggcaggtctcgatgacaccaagtcaacccgagctgcaatcctggcagatctcgatgacaccaagtcaacccgagctgcaatcctggcactcaAGGTCtgggcgtccccgaaacttgtgaggcaaatgtcaagtgcactgacaaaactgaaagtaaactggatgtctgtagacatcggcATAACTGAAGGCAATAACTGTAGCTGGGTACtcacggtggtttaaaataaaatatttttgaaaagtcTAATAAATAACTGAAGTTtgttaaatctgaaactatgctgctattttatctgatataaatctcaaactctgctttctataTCTCTTTAGCATaatcaactaagcagcatataaataagatatttaacttcacaaagcatgctaggaaaaatcacaattaataaaacttattcaagatcaaataatgaaattcatttatataaatcatttctaaaagaaaagtctactcactcctggtccgagctagctagacctcctgcaGGTCTCttctgcgggtctgcctgggtaaaccatcatgaatatttaattaataaaattgctCGGTATAAGTTATGCAAGTAAAACCCTGACTCCTGgattcgcgatttcggagtattcgggactccgattcacaatccgtcgaatcctacacgattatAAAATTATCTGaaacaacatatctgaaattgagctCGATCCAACGGTTTAGCAGTATCGAA from the Prunus dulcis unplaced genomic scaffold, ALMONDv2, whole genome shotgun sequence genome contains:
- the LOC117613053 gene encoding uncharacterized protein LOC117613053 — translated: MDLADEIPVNNREAEEMDREASAEAPLREPHIYRNQFGGMVRKKAYIFDGFGKFYNKEWDLTEGRGNEFCWYHVELPKGNQKLSQSAQYLIGVLCPPLKLQDILSLVSNGPFCGHVDGALVFRVNSPGPPSSDFTFRIAARITENAVITVSLGRVPRLGFSPVGQSLLSEIPSVESPSYHRGERKERSGIVIGEHVLEFLLTMNHSEEADNPVPKSVSNLVVHIVDTHVDHLQDVVTKLEIELDSVELQLDKGGFALKKQMLDDRRFPKIHLDLQRLLQVIAHGEQVFPRVKEKCSSKHWFSSEDIISLEELIGRLRRLKDNVGFIANRVTAIQAGLDSWQAEQINRKLYYLSFLSIIFLPLSIITGVFGMNVGGVPWTGQKDPTLKNGFRNVMLLCVAMLLLALLCFSFPSLYTRIATWHRTRAMKRSWSLNRKSFLRRTHGIGVQERRGYLRI